TGTCGCCCGCGAAGCCATCGAGTTCTGCGTGCTGATCCTGGCACCGATCACACCCCATGCCAGTCATGCGCTATGGCAGGAGCTGGGCCATGATGAGCCGGTCATCGATGCCCGCTGGCCGCGAGTCGATGCTGCAGCGCTCAAGCGCGAAACCCTGGAGCTCGGTGTTCAGGTCAATGGCAAGCTGCGTGCTCGCATTGAAGTGGCTGCCGATGCCGATCGCGATGATATCGAACAGCAGGCACTGGCCACCGAGAATGTGCAGCGCCACCTGGAAGGCGCCACGGTACGCAAGGTCATTGTAGTCCCGGGCAAACTGGTCAATATCGTCGCCGGGTAGTGATTCAATCATCATGGACAAGGAGAGAGGCGTGAACCGACGAAGTCTTCTGGCAGCGCTGGCGGTCGGCGCTCTCACGGCAGGCCTGGCCGGCTGTGGCTTTCAGCTGCGCGGACTCGGCAGCGGTGGCGAGCTCGATCTTCAGCGCATTGCCCTGTCCAGCGCTGAAAGTGGCCCACGGGACCATCTGACCCGAGAAGTCCGCCAGGCCCTGACCGAGGCAGGAGTCACCATCAGTGACCAGGCCCCGCGTCGACTCAATCTGGGCAAGCCGGATCAGCAGGAAACCGAGCTGACCTATGGTGATGCTGGCAATCAGGAACGTCAGGTGACACTGACGCTGCCCTTCTCGGTCCAACGTACTTCGGATAATGCCTATCTGCTCAGTCAGCAGGAAGTCTCGGTGGATGGCACCTACTACACCAGTGAGGATCAGCTGCTGGCACGCGACGAACAGCGCCACCAGCTCGAGCAGCAATTGCGCCGCGAGCTTGCCCAGCGTCTGATCGATCGTCTGCGCGCACTTGATGACAAGGCCACACCCTGAACCGGGGTTGAACCATGCGAGTCTATCCCGACCGTCTTGATGACCAGCTGCGCAAGGGCCTGTCGCCGGTGTATCTCGTTTCCGGCGACGAACCGCTGATTCACATGGAAGCCTGTGATGCGATCCGTCAGAGTGCGCGAGCGGCCGGTATCGAGGAACGGGAAATCCTGCACGTCGAGAACGGCTTCAGCTGGTCCACACTACTGGAAACCAGCAGCAATCTCTCACTGTTTGGAGATCGTCGGCTCGTGGAGCTGCGCCTGGGCAGTCAATCACCCGGTCAGGAAGGCGGACGGGCGATCGAGACCTGGGTACAACGTTCGCAGGACAGCGATGATGTGCTGTTGATCAGCGCTGCCAGGCTGGATCGCAAGGCTCAGCAGAGTCGCTGGTTCAAGGCGCTGGATCGCGCGGGTGTCCACGTGCCGGTCTGGCCGGTGGATCATGACCGTCTGCATTACTGGATCCGTGATCGGGCCGGCCGCCATCAGCTTGACCTGGCACCGGATGCTGCTCGCCTGTTGGCCGATCGCATCGAGGGCAACCTGCTGGCCGCCGATCAGGCACTGATGCGGCTGGCACTGGTCCACCCTGCCGGCACCCGACTTTCTGCGGATGATGTTGCCAGTGGGGTGGAAGATAGCGCCCGTTTCGATGTCTTCACGCTCAACGAGGCCTGTCTGAGGGGCGAGCCGGAACGTGCGGTACGCATTGTCAACGGGTTGCAGGGTGAAGGCGTGGAGCCGCCCGTTATTCTATGGGCTGTCACCCGGGAATTGCGTCTTCTTATCTCGATCCGCCAGCATCTCGATCAGGGCCAGACACTGGAACACGCCTGCAAGTCACAGCGCCCGATGATTCCGGACAAGCGTCGCCCCCACTATCAGCAGGCACTGCAGCGCCTGCCGATCAAGCGACTGCAAAAGCTGCTGCTATTCGCCCAGCGCCTTGATCTGTCGGTCAAGGGTGGTGCCGTGTTGCCGGTCTGGCCGGCAATCACCGATCTGGCGCTAACATTGGCCGGTAGCCGTGGCCCATTGACCGAATGGCCCGATGCCTATCGGGTCGACCCCTGATCCTCTCCAGGACTGTTCATTCTTCACATGCTGACTTCGTTTGCACTGCCACAATGGTTACAAACACTCTGGCAGCGGCTTGCACGCTATCAAAGATTATGGCCACTGATCAGTTTCGGCAGTGGTATTTTCAGTTTCCTGCTGGTCAACCGTCAGCAATCGCTGGGAGCCTGGCTGGCAGTAGCTCTGCTGGCCACCTGGCTGGGCCTGACCATCGAAGCGCTATGGCAGTGGCGCAAACCGGGTAACGCGCGCTCGAAGCTGCCCAGGATGGTGACCACCTTTCTGGCTCAGATGACCCACCAGGAGACACTCTTCTTCTGCCTGCCCTTTTTTCTTGTTACCACTGTCTGGACCAGCCCCCAGGCCCTGTTTACCAGTCTTCTGCTACTGGCCGCATTGATCTCGATTCTCGATCCCTTCTATTTTGCGCTGGCCGAACGTCATCGCTGGCTTTATTTCGCCTTTCATGGCCTCTGCGTGCTGGTCCTGATGCTGGTCTCGCTTCCACTGCTGATCCATTTAACCACCGGTGAAAGCCTGCTGCTGGCGGCACTGGCCATTCCATTGGTCAGTTTGCCCAGTCTCGCCAATCTGTTCCGTCCACGGGGAGTCGCCAGCTGGCTGGCACTGATTGGACTGGCCACACTACTGGGTGCAGGGACCTGGCTGAGTCGTGGATGGATCCCCCCAGCCACCCTATGGATCGATGCCAGCGCCCTGTCGCCCGGCTTCAACGAATCAGCCCGTACACCCCAGGGCCGGATACCACTGACAGCAGAGGCTGTTCGCAATCACGGCCTGTACGCTTATACCGCCATTCATGCCCCTCGCGGGCTCAATGAGCGCATCTTTCATGTCTGGCGCCACAATGGCGAGGTAGTCGATCGCATTGCCCTGACCATTCGCGGCGTACCGGGCCACGGTTATCGTGCCTGGTCGCACAAGCAGAATTTCGGTCGCGACATCACTGGACGCTGGCGTATCGACGTGGTGACCGATGCCGGCCAACAGATCGGCGTGATCCGCTTTCAAGTGGGCCACGACCGCGCCAGGGTTGAACAGGCAGATGGCCATCTTCGCCGTACGGCCGGTATTGGCTGGCTGCATCCGGCCGGTATCGAAAGCCGTCGTGACGTGTCCGAAAAGAGCCAATAAAGCAATTTCCTGTATGGATCGGTACTGTTGACTTGCAAGATCGCCGTCTGATTCGTGACAATTGGGTTCCTATCATCAACCAGCCGACCCCTGATGCACGAATCCCTCTGCCTTAAACTTTCGCGGGTCCCTCGCGTATGGCGAGCCATCATCGATCAGCGCCTGGCCCCGCTCGGCATGACCCAGACTCGCTGGGTTACGCTGTATCACCTGCGTCGTCATGGCGATGGCCAGGCCCAGTGTGATCTGGCACGGACCATTGGGGTGGAAGCGCCGTCATTGGTGCGCACACTGGATCAGCTCTCCCAGCAGGGCCTGATCGAGCGTCGCTCCTGTGATGAGGATCGACGCACCAAACTGGTCTATCTGACCGAACAGGCTACCCCCCTACTGGAACGTATTGAAGTCGTTGTCAATGAAGCACGTACCGCCATGCTTCGGGATATTACCGACGAGGAGCAAACGCAGCTCGAGGCGTTACTCGATCGGATCGAACAGAACGGTCAGCAACTGCTGTCGCGTCCCTGCGACACCTGATGTCCGATTCGCGGTCATGCGCTGGTGACGTATTGCCGCATTGCTGTATGGTCTGATCCATCCGATACTCGCGTTGCGACCCACTCGGGTGTCGCAATCGTATTCAGGGCCGAGCCTGGCCCAATGGATGGACAGCAAGGGGGAAATAGCGATGAGTCAGGATTATCACCACATTCTGGTGGCCGTGGACCTGACCCCGGATTCGAAACGGGTATTGGAACGCGCCCTCCCGGTCGCCCGACGCAACGATAATGCCAAAATATCCATCATTCATACGCTGGAGCCGCTGGGTTTCGCCTACGGCGGCGACATCCCGATGGATCTCACCAGCATCCAGGATCAGTTGGATGAACATGCCCGCGAACGACTCGCTGAGGTGGCAGATCCCTACGATATTCCGCGCGAAAACCAGCATGTCGTAGTCGGCATGCCGGATGCGGAGATTCATCGTTTTGCCAAGGCCAATGATGTCGATCTGATCGTGGTAGGCTCACATGGCCGCACAGGCTTTGCCCTGCTGCTGGGCTCCACTTCGACGGGGGTACTGCATGGTGCCTGCTGCGACGTGCTGGCCGTACGGGTCGGTGCTGAAGGGGAAGCGGCAGAGTAAATACCCGGTCCTTTAACCGATATGCGCCCCGGCCCTCATGTCGGGGCGCAATCATCTGGATCAGGACTCCTCGCGCTGAGCCTCAAGTGTCATCCAGCGTTCCATTGCGGCATCCAGCTCGCCCTGCTTCTCGGACAATACTGCCAGGCGGGCAGTAATCACGTCGCTCTCCTGCTGATAAAAGGCAGGCTCTCCTACCTCTCTTTCCAGTTCGGCCACCTCGCGCTCCAGCTGTTCAATGGTCGCTGGCAATTGATCCAGTTCACGTTGCAGCTTGTAGGAGAGCTTGCCGGAGCTGCCCCGCTTCCGACTGGTTGTTGATGATGCGTGCGAACCGGCTGCATGAGCCGTGTCCTGTTCCTGTGTCGGTTGCGAGGTGGCTTCAGTGGTTGTACCACGACGATCGAGTTCACCCGGTGCCGGTGGCAGGCGGCCACCCTGGCGGACCCAGTCGCTGTAACCACCGACATAATCACGCACCTGCCCCTCACCTTCGAAAGCCAGCACGCTGGTCACCACGTTGTCCATGAAATCACGATCGTGGCTGACCAGTAGCAGAGTGCCTTCGAACTGCAGCAGCAGCTCCTCCAACAGTTCCAGGGTTTCCACATCAAGATCGTTGGTAGGTTCGTCCATCACCAGCACGTTGGCCGGCTGAGTAAACAACCTGGCCAGCAGCAGCCGGTTGGCTTCACCACCGGACAGTGCTCGCACCGGCTGACGTGCCCGCTGCGGAGAGAACAGGAAATCCTGCAGGTATCCCATTACATGGCGATCCCGCCCCCCCACTGTGACATGATCCCGTCCACCGGCCACGTTATCGAGCACGCTGGCATCCATATCGAGTCCGGCGCGCAACTGATCAAAATAGGCGACCTGCAGGTTGGTGCCCATACGCACCCGCCCTTCGGTGGGCTCGAGCTCACCGAGCAGAATCTTCAGCAGGGTGGTCTTGCCGGCGCCGTTACGTCCGATCAGGCCAATTCGATCACCCCGCTGAATCTCGAGCGACAGATCACGTATTACCCAGTCATCGCCGAATTGCTGACTGACCCCCTCAAGCTCGACGACTCGCTGACCGGAGCGCTCACCGCTGTCGAGCTGCATACGTGCACGTCCCTGTCTTTCGCGACGTTCACTGCGCTCGCTGCGCATTTGCTGCAGGGCACGTACACGCCCTTCATTACGCGTGCGCCGCGCCTTGATGCCCTGGCGAATCCAGCGCTCTTCGGCCGCCAGCTTCTTGTCGAACT
This DNA window, taken from Kushneria phosphatilytica, encodes the following:
- a CDS encoding LPS-assembly lipoprotein LptE: MNRRSLLAALAVGALTAGLAGCGFQLRGLGSGGELDLQRIALSSAESGPRDHLTREVRQALTEAGVTISDQAPRRLNLGKPDQQETELTYGDAGNQERQVTLTLPFSVQRTSDNAYLLSQQEVSVDGTYYTSEDQLLARDEQRHQLEQQLRRELAQRLIDRLRALDDKATP
- the slyA gene encoding transcriptional regulator SlyA, translating into MHESLCLKLSRVPRVWRAIIDQRLAPLGMTQTRWVTLYHLRRHGDGQAQCDLARTIGVEAPSLVRTLDQLSQQGLIERRSCDEDRRTKLVYLTEQATPLLERIEVVVNEARTAMLRDITDEEQTQLEALLDRIEQNGQQLLSRPCDT
- the holA gene encoding DNA polymerase III subunit delta codes for the protein MRVYPDRLDDQLRKGLSPVYLVSGDEPLIHMEACDAIRQSARAAGIEEREILHVENGFSWSTLLETSSNLSLFGDRRLVELRLGSQSPGQEGGRAIETWVQRSQDSDDVLLISAARLDRKAQQSRWFKALDRAGVHVPVWPVDHDRLHYWIRDRAGRHQLDLAPDAARLLADRIEGNLLAADQALMRLALVHPAGTRLSADDVASGVEDSARFDVFTLNEACLRGEPERAVRIVNGLQGEGVEPPVILWAVTRELRLLISIRQHLDQGQTLEHACKSQRPMIPDKRRPHYQQALQRLPIKRLQKLLLFAQRLDLSVKGGAVLPVWPAITDLALTLAGSRGPLTEWPDAYRVDP
- a CDS encoding ATP-binding cassette domain-containing protein, yielding MLLKLEGLQLAYGTQVLLDGADLTLERGERLALVGRNGTGKSTLLSLIAGTTQPDGGSIWRMPGLRVGTLEQALPDAEGRHIFDVVAEGLPETGRLLAEYQRLIESNEPDMNRLAALQSELEAMDGWSYHQRIDTVLTRLGLPADMSMEGLSGGWRRRVALARALVADPDVLLLDEPTNHLDLDTIMWLEEQLLQFSGAVLFITHDRAFLKRLATSILELDRGRLGRYPGNYDRYQEQKDHELEIEAREREEFDKKLAAEERWIRQGIKARRTRNEGRVRALQQMRSERSERRERQGRARMQLDSGERSGQRVVELEGVSQQFGDDWVIRDLSLEIQRGDRIGLIGRNGAGKTTLLKILLGELEPTEGRVRMGTNLQVAYFDQLRAGLDMDASVLDNVAGGRDHVTVGGRDRHVMGYLQDFLFSPQRARQPVRALSGGEANRLLLARLFTQPANVLVMDEPTNDLDVETLELLEELLLQFEGTLLLVSHDRDFMDNVVTSVLAFEGEGQVRDYVGGYSDWVRQGGRLPPAPGELDRRGTTTEATSQPTQEQDTAHAAGSHASSTTSRKRGSSGKLSYKLQRELDQLPATIEQLEREVAELEREVGEPAFYQQESDVITARLAVLSEKQGELDAAMERWMTLEAQREES
- a CDS encoding universal stress protein, producing the protein MSQDYHHILVAVDLTPDSKRVLERALPVARRNDNAKISIIHTLEPLGFAYGGDIPMDLTSIQDQLDEHARERLAEVADPYDIPRENQHVVVGMPDAEIHRFAKANDVDLIVVGSHGRTGFALLLGSTSTGVLHGACCDVLAVRVGAEGEAAE
- a CDS encoding DUF5924 family protein, with product MLTSFALPQWLQTLWQRLARYQRLWPLISFGSGIFSFLLVNRQQSLGAWLAVALLATWLGLTIEALWQWRKPGNARSKLPRMVTTFLAQMTHQETLFFCLPFFLVTTVWTSPQALFTSLLLLAALISILDPFYFALAERHRWLYFAFHGLCVLVLMLVSLPLLIHLTTGESLLLAALAIPLVSLPSLANLFRPRGVASWLALIGLATLLGAGTWLSRGWIPPATLWIDASALSPGFNESARTPQGRIPLTAEAVRNHGLYAYTAIHAPRGLNERIFHVWRHNGEVVDRIALTIRGVPGHGYRAWSHKQNFGRDITGRWRIDVVTDAGQQIGVIRFQVGHDRARVEQADGHLRRTAGIGWLHPAGIESRRDVSEKSQ